Within Sorghum bicolor cultivar BTx623 chromosome 2, Sorghum_bicolor_NCBIv3, whole genome shotgun sequence, the genomic segment GGTTTCAGATGCTTTGACAGTTGTCGAGGATATGGTCCATCATAAGGTGATATTGGATGAGGCTGTGTATACGactgtcttgagtggtttttGTAATAAAGGAGATTTGGTATCTGCAAGAAGGTGGTTTGATGAAATGCAGAGAAAAGGTTTGGCAACTGATGGGGTGACATACACAACGCTGATCAATGGGCTTTGCCGGGCTGGTGAGCTGAAAGAGGCAGAGAAAGTGCTTCAGGAAATGTTGGCCAGGCGGTTGGATGTTGATGAAGTAACATACACAGTGCTTGTTGATGGGTACTGCAAGAGAGGGAAGATGGCGGAGGCCTTTCAGGTGCATAATACAATGGTTCAGAGAGGAGTGGCACCAAATGTAGTGACATATACAGCTTTGTCAGATGGACTATGCAAGCAAGGGGATGTTCAGGCCGCTAATGAGCTATTGCATGAGATGTCTAACAAGGGGCTTGAGCTGAATGCTTGCACATACAACTCCCTGATAAATGGCCTATGCAAGGCAGGCTATCTGGATCAGGCCATGAGGACTATGGCAGACATGGATGCAGCGGGTCTTAAACCGGATGTTTACACCTATACAACTCTTATTGATGCACTCTGCAAGTCAGGGGAGCTTGACAGGGCCCATGACCTCTTGCAAGAAATGTTAGATAATGGAATTAAGCCTACTATAGTGACTTACAATGTTTTGATGAATGGTTTTTGCATGTCAGGTAGGGTAGAAGGAGGAAAGAAGCTGCTTGAGTGGATGCTGGAGAAGAATATCCATCCAAATGCTACAACTTACAATTCTCTTATGAAGCAGTACTGCATTGGCAATAACATGAAATCTACCACTGAGATCTATAAGGGGATGTGTTCTCGGAATGTGGAGCCAAATGAGAATACATACAATATATTGATCAAGGGGCACTGCAAGGCAAGAAGTATGAAAGAGGCACAATATTTCCACAATGAAATGATAGAGAAGGGTTTCAGACTTACTGCATCCTCATACAGTGCTCTTATAAGATTGCTGAATAAAAAGAAGAAATTTGTTGAGGCAAGAAAACTATTTCATGATATGAGGAAGGAGGGTTTTACAGCTGAACCAGATGTATACAATTTTTATATTGATTTCAACTTTAATGAGGACAATTTGGAGGCAACCCTTGCTCTTTGTGATGAACTGGTGGAAGCTAGTATTGTGAAATCAAAAGCTGAAATGGATCAAGATGTTGTAAAGGACCATATACATTAGGGACATAATTTTGGCTGGTTATGTCATGCTAGCTTCTTCAGATTGTGTTTGCATGCAATGTGAATACATGATCCAGAGATAGTACTGTCCCTTTTCACCGTGCGAAAACTGGCAGTTGAGGtaaaaacagtttattctaagtATTTAAATTGGTTACAGATACTAGTTGTGTGTTCCCTGGCATTTTCTGATGGTTGATGATACTATCCTTTAATTGCAGCCTTCATCAGGTTCATCCGGAAGATGTTGAGATGTGTAGATAGAATGCACATTGTGGAGTTGGTGTGGTTTGCAAGGTAGAAGACAAAATGCATTGTGAACTCCGCTTTTCTTTTCAAGTATTACGTCTGGTCCTTGTTCCTGTGTTTTTCTACATCAAGTTTAATGGTTTATCCATTTGTTAGTTTGATACTTGCAGAATAAATATGAATCATCTAGAGCATTGCTAGATGTGCTTATTTATTATCTCACTCATATCCTGCATCTGACTTCCACTCATGCCTTGTGTTGCAACTGACACCATGTTAAGTTAGAGGGGTTTTTGGATCCAGTGCTTCTTCAGAGCAACTCTTCCAGTGATACTTCCTGTAAAGAAATATAAACTAGATCTACTTTGCTTGGGTTTAGTCCTTCCCCAGATTAAGGGTTACTCTACTAAGATTCACTTTTagctatattttttttggagTTGCAATGAACTCACGCTGACCTTTAATCTGCTGACGTGCAGGACAAGAGGTTTTTTGGTTAATAAATTGTCAGGCTGCGAACTATTGAATTAGTTGTCTTTACGAGGAGTGATAAGGGCCTGCGCGTGATGCCAATGAGTACATAACTACGTATAGGAGGAACATGGCGAAACCACTGGTGAAACAGAGAGAACTAAAGAAACAATGAGGCTTATGCCTGCGAATGGAAGGATGAACTAGAAAGATTTAGTGAACAAGAGTGGAAGGGCATTGGTTAAGAAGTGATGTTTGGTCTTCATTCAgaattttgagaaaaataaatgCTATGCTCTGTTTTCAGACATCATTCCTTCCTCAATGTTACAGCACCCAGATCAGCTTCATGGTTCACTGACTTGGACCTTCGGTTATACATAGGGGAAATAGATCAACTGTGGTGTATCAGAGAACTCAGCTTCTTGGAGATTCATAAAGTGGAGCACCGGATACGGTTAGCTGTTAGAATTACACATCACAATACAGCCATATATGGGAAACATACAGCTTCAAACGAACATATTGATTTGGACAGAAGATACAACTGTactgtagtctgtaggaatgaAGATGAATTCGAAGCTCACTTTTTTTCCAGTGGATGCAACATGCATTCATTGTTTCTTGCAATTAAATTAAATTTATTTCATGGGGATTCAAGAACTTGGATTACGACGTTGTGGAATATCTCCGTGCGATGAGTGCAATGAGTGCTCG encodes:
- the LOC8083091 gene encoding pentatricopeptide repeat-containing protein At1g05670, mitochondrial; the encoded protein is MLLRRAAAAAAAKLSSSLTSERALRHVGAAGRGRGHATTSSSNPRRRGHRRAPTAESESLTSTAAPRPFPDYRPPRPDSPDDDALARRLAAAVLASPHPTSLPPLPFLPVLRPIHLLLGLPLLASHPHLAGLLLPLLLLFPSRPQQHPHPHLLRCFAVAAHLAVVRGAGAGAGAARAILARAVRFPSPHRHFVEHYISTYKAFSSDPASFDLLLLCLPSAPLLRRVRQYGISPSPEACNAVLSRLPLDEAIELFQGLPDKNVCSYNILLKVLCGAGRVEDARQLFDEMASPPDVVTYGILIHGYCALGELENAVKLLDDMVARGVEPNATVYTSVVALLCDKGRVSDALTVVEDMVHHKVILDEAVYTTVLSGFCNKGDLVSARRWFDEMQRKGLATDGVTYTTLINGLCRAGELKEAEKVLQEMLARRLDVDEVTYTVLVDGYCKRGKMAEAFQVHNTMVQRGVAPNVVTYTALSDGLCKQGDVQAANELLHEMSNKGLELNACTYNSLINGLCKAGYLDQAMRTMADMDAAGLKPDVYTYTTLIDALCKSGELDRAHDLLQEMLDNGIKPTIVTYNVLMNGFCMSGRVEGGKKLLEWMLEKNIHPNATTYNSLMKQYCIGNNMKSTTEIYKGMCSRNVEPNENTYNILIKGHCKARSMKEAQYFHNEMIEKGFRLTASSYSALIRLLNKKKKFVEARKLFHDMRKEGFTAEPDVYNFYIDFNFNEDNLEATLALCDELVEASIVKSKAEMDQDVVKDHIH